One genomic segment of Amycolatopsis sp. WQ 127309 includes these proteins:
- a CDS encoding MFS transporter, translated as MSAPSPSRISVLAFGAFGVGTSGYIVAGLLPALTGELHVSATAAAQLVTAFAIAYAIGSPLFAAVTGTWERRTLLVAALVVTAAGNLFAALAPGYGTLLVARVVTAIGAAVFTPAASAVAAELTSPERRGRAIALVFGGLTVALIFGVPLGSLISQHLGYRTAFALVAAFSLASALAVRLALPSVAAPPRVTLAERFAAGRDPRVLVMLAVTVLGCLAAFMVYTFVSPLLAATAGVHGTAVTVLLFCYGVGGAVGNFAGGRAADRWGSRAPLLVVTAGITVVLALLPIATTTPIAAGVTLFVWGVATWSFSPPVQHRLIELAPGHAGLVLSLNASAIYLGVGLSGVVGGAVLDSAGPLVLPEVAAALTLVALLLVSMAWGRVRERREEVAVG; from the coding sequence GGCGCGTTCGGCGTCGGGACCAGCGGCTACATCGTCGCCGGGCTGCTGCCCGCGCTGACCGGCGAGCTGCACGTCTCCGCCACCGCCGCGGCGCAGCTGGTGACCGCGTTCGCCATCGCCTACGCGATCGGCTCGCCGCTGTTCGCCGCCGTCACCGGCACCTGGGAACGCCGCACGCTCCTGGTCGCCGCGCTCGTCGTCACCGCGGCCGGCAACCTGTTCGCCGCGCTCGCGCCCGGCTACGGCACGCTCCTGGTCGCCCGGGTGGTGACCGCGATCGGTGCCGCGGTGTTCACGCCGGCGGCCAGTGCCGTCGCGGCCGAGCTGACCAGCCCCGAACGCCGGGGCCGCGCGATCGCGCTCGTGTTCGGCGGCCTGACCGTCGCGCTCATCTTCGGCGTGCCGCTGGGCAGCCTCATTTCGCAGCACCTCGGCTACCGGACGGCGTTCGCGCTGGTCGCCGCGTTCTCCCTGGCGAGTGCGCTGGCCGTGCGGCTGGCGCTGCCGTCGGTCGCCGCGCCGCCGCGGGTCACCCTGGCCGAGCGGTTCGCCGCCGGCCGCGACCCGCGCGTGCTCGTCATGCTGGCCGTGACGGTCCTCGGGTGCCTCGCCGCGTTCATGGTCTACACGTTCGTGTCCCCGCTACTGGCCGCGACCGCGGGCGTCCACGGCACGGCGGTCACTGTGCTGCTCTTCTGCTACGGCGTCGGCGGGGCGGTCGGCAACTTCGCCGGTGGCCGGGCGGCCGACCGCTGGGGTTCCCGCGCGCCGCTGCTCGTCGTGACGGCCGGGATCACCGTCGTGCTGGCGCTCCTGCCGATCGCGACGACGACGCCGATCGCGGCCGGCGTCACGCTGTTCGTGTGGGGCGTGGCGACGTGGTCGTTCAGCCCGCCGGTGCAGCACCGCCTGATCGAGCTGGCCCCGGGCCACGCGGGCCTGGTGCTCTCGCTCAACGCGTCGGCGATCTACCTGGGCGTCGGCCTGTCGGGCGTCGTCGGCGGCGCGGTCCTCGACTCCGCCGGCCCGCTGGTGCTGCCCGAGGTCGCCGCCGCGCTGACGCTCGTCGCGCTGCTGCTCGTCAGCATGGCGTGGGGCCGGGTCCGGGAACGCCGTGAAGAGGTCGCGGTCGGTTAG
- a CDS encoding HhH-GPD-type base excision DNA repair protein: MLRELHLTGDPAADKLLNDDPFALLVGMLLDQQYPMEHAFAGPRKIADRMDGFDIAKIAATDVQTFVEMCVVPPAIHRYGGSMARRVHALAEHIIENYDGHAEGLWTAGRPKPDGPEVLKRLRALPGFGEQKAKIFLALLGKQRGVAPKGWREAAGAYGDRGSHRSIADVTNAQSLAQVRAFKKAAKAAAAEPVSPA; encoded by the coding sequence ATGCTGCGCGAACTGCACCTGACCGGCGACCCCGCGGCCGACAAGCTGCTCAACGACGATCCCTTCGCCCTGCTCGTCGGCATGCTCCTGGACCAGCAGTACCCCATGGAGCACGCGTTCGCCGGCCCGCGGAAGATCGCCGACCGGATGGACGGCTTCGACATCGCCAAGATCGCCGCGACCGACGTCCAGACCTTCGTCGAGATGTGCGTCGTGCCGCCCGCCATCCACCGCTACGGCGGCTCCATGGCGCGCCGCGTCCACGCGCTCGCCGAGCACATCATCGAGAACTACGACGGCCACGCGGAAGGGCTCTGGACCGCCGGACGCCCGAAGCCCGACGGTCCCGAGGTCCTGAAGCGGCTGCGCGCGCTGCCCGGTTTCGGCGAGCAGAAGGCGAAGATCTTCCTCGCCCTCCTCGGCAAGCAGCGCGGCGTCGCCCCGAAGGGCTGGCGCGAAGCGGCCGGCGCCTACGGCGACCGCGGGTCCCACCGGTCCATCGCGGACGTCACCAACGCCCAGTCGCTCGCCCAGGTCCGCGCGTTCAAGAAGGCCGCCAAGGCCGCCGCGGCCGAACCCGTCTCACCCGCGTAA
- a CDS encoding AraC family transcriptional regulator, which translates to MEARVSAWRPAVPGIAEVFHARFTTHAYPLHTHDTWTLLIVDDGVIRYDLDRHHHGALGPAVTLLPPNVAHDGRAATSHGFRKRVLYLDAPVLGEDLIGAAVDRPSLADGLLRTRIHQLHESLADAGDAFEAESRLVLVADRLRTHLGRPAAHEPKRGLADELRDLLDAKLPEAMTLAEAADTLGAHPAYLVRCFGARFGLPPHRYLTGRRVDRARRLLLDGTPAADVAAAAGFTDQAHLTRHFKRYLGVTPARYSKTR; encoded by the coding sequence ATGGAGGCGCGCGTCTCGGCTTGGCGGCCGGCGGTCCCGGGGATCGCCGAGGTCTTCCACGCGCGGTTCACCACCCACGCCTACCCGCTGCACACGCACGACACGTGGACGCTGCTGATCGTCGACGACGGCGTCATCCGCTACGACCTCGACCGCCACCACCACGGCGCGCTCGGCCCGGCGGTGACGCTGCTGCCGCCGAACGTCGCCCACGACGGGCGCGCCGCGACCAGCCACGGCTTCCGCAAGCGCGTGCTGTACCTGGACGCGCCGGTGCTGGGCGAGGACCTGATCGGCGCCGCGGTCGACCGCCCGAGCCTCGCCGACGGCCTGCTGCGCACGCGGATCCACCAGCTGCACGAGTCCCTGGCCGACGCGGGTGACGCCTTCGAGGCCGAAAGCCGGCTCGTGCTGGTGGCCGACCGGCTGCGCACCCACCTCGGGCGACCCGCGGCCCACGAACCGAAGCGCGGCCTCGCCGACGAGCTGCGTGACCTGCTCGACGCGAAGCTGCCCGAAGCGATGACGCTCGCCGAAGCGGCGGACACGCTCGGCGCGCACCCCGCGTACCTCGTGCGCTGCTTCGGCGCGCGGTTCGGCCTGCCGCCGCACCGCTACCTGACCGGCCGCCGCGTCGACCGCGCGCGGCGGCTGCTGCTCGACGGCACTCCCGCCGCCGACGTCGCCGCGGCCGCCGGGTTCACCGACCAGGCCCACCTGACGCGGCACTTCAAGCGCTACCTGGGCGTGACGCCGGCGCGGTACTCCAAGACGCGCTGA
- a CDS encoding DUF2000 domain-containing protein, which yields MSSFDTKIAVLLRDDLASWQRLNVTAFLVSGIAHVTPELMGEPYEDADGTAYLPMFGQPVLVFAGTGDVLTAAHGRALGRGLRISIFTDELFHTGNDDDNRAAVRAVPGEKLALAGLAVHGPKNAVDKILKGASLHR from the coding sequence ATGAGTTCCTTCGACACGAAGATCGCCGTCCTGCTGCGGGACGACCTGGCGTCCTGGCAACGGCTCAACGTCACGGCGTTCCTGGTCAGCGGCATCGCGCACGTCACGCCCGAGCTGATGGGCGAGCCCTACGAAGACGCCGACGGCACGGCCTACCTGCCGATGTTCGGCCAGCCGGTGCTGGTCTTCGCCGGCACCGGGGACGTCCTGACCGCGGCGCACGGCCGCGCGCTCGGCCGCGGCCTGCGCATCTCGATCTTCACCGACGAGCTGTTCCACACGGGCAACGACGACGACAACCGCGCCGCGGTCCGCGCGGTGCCGGGGGAGAAGCTCGCGCTGGCGGGCCTCGCGGTGCACGGCCCGAAGAACGCCGTCGACAAGATCCTCAAGGGCGCGTCGCTGCACCGCTGA